The following coding sequences are from one Salvelinus namaycush isolate Seneca chromosome 23, SaNama_1.0, whole genome shotgun sequence window:
- the LOC120018376 gene encoding endo-1,4-beta-xylanase C-like isoform X1: MSDHSLLCHTAGRVRSSSRGGHPVGQPVRSSSRGGHPVEQPVRSSSRGGHPVEQPVRSSSRGGHPEGQPVRSSSRGGHPVGQLVRSSSRGGHPEGQPVRSSSRGGHPVGQLVRSSSRGGHPVGQPVRSSSRGGHPVGQLVRSSSRGGHPVGQPVRSSSRGGHPVGQLVRSSSRGGQPVGQPVRSSSRGGHPVGQPVRSSSRGGHPVGQLVRSSSRGGHPVGQPVRSSSRGGQPVGQPVRSSSRGGHPVGQPVRSSSRGGHPVEQPVRSRENGAQRHVFNCSQPIPLKLAPLTPMAQRLRPLSREHKRLKVNKCAFLLSGWSAEDRPGTPDLSLHLHRERGSQGEKLTVSHP, encoded by the coding sequence ATGTCCGACCACTCCCTTCTGTGCCATACCGCGGGCAGAGTGAGGAGCAGCAGCCGTGGGGGACATCCGGTGGGACAGCCAGTGAGGAGCAGCAGCCGTGGGGGACATCCTGTGGAACAGCCAGTGAGGAGCAGCAGCCGTGGGGGACATCCGGTGGAACAGCCAGTGAGGAGCAGCAGCCGTGGGGGACATCCggagggacagccagtgaggaGCAGCAGCCGTGGGGGACATCCGGTGGGACAGCTAGTGAGGAGCAGCAGCCGTGGGGGACATCCggagggacagccagtgaggaGCAGCAGCCGTGGGGGACATCCGGTGGGACAGCTAGTGAGGAGCAGCAGCCGTGGGGGACATCCGGTGGGACAGCCAGTGAGGAGCAGCAGCCGTGGGGGACATCCGGTGGGACAGCTAGTGAGGAGCAGCAGCCGTGGGGGACATCCGGTGGGACAGCCAGTGAGGAGCAGCAGCCGTGGGGGACATCCGGTGGGACAGCTAGTGAGGAGCAGCAGCCGTGGGGGACAGCCGGTGGGACAGCCAGTGAGGAGCAGCAGCCGTGGGGGACATCCGGTGGGACAGCCAGTGAGGAGCAGCAGCCGTGGGGGACATCCGGTGGGACAGCTAGTGAGGAGCAGCAGCCGTGGGGGACATCCGGTGGGACAGCCAGTGAGGAGCAGCAGCCGTGGGGGACAGCCGGTGGGACAGCCAGTGAGGAGCAGCAGCCGTGGGGGACATCCGGTGGGACAGCCAGTGAGGAGCAGCAGCCGTGGGGGACATCCGGTGGAACAGCCAGTGAGGAGCAGAGAAAATGGAGCGCAGCGCCACGTCTTCAACTGCTCCCAACCCATCCCCCTCAAACTCGCTCCCCTCACCCCAATGGCCCAGAGACTGCGCCCATTGTCTCGGGAGCACAAAAGACTCAAAGTGAACAAATGTGCCTTTCTGCTGTCCGGATGGAGTGCGGAAGACAGGCCTGGGACACCTGATCTATCCCTCCATCTGCACAGAGAAAGAGGCAGCCAGGGAGAGAAACTCACCGTTAGTCACCCCTGA
- the LOC120018376 gene encoding uncharacterized transmembrane protein DDB_G0289901-like isoform X2 produces MSQHVRPLPSVPYRGQSEEQQPWGTSGGTASEEQQPWGTSCGTASEEQQPWGTSGGTASEEQQPWGTSGGTASEEQQPWGTSGGTASEEQQPWGTSGGTASEEQQPWGTSGGTASEEQQPWGTSGGTASEEQQPWGTSGGTASEEQQPWGTSGGTASEEQQPWGTSGGTASEEQQPWGTAGGTASEEQQPWGTSGGTASEEQQPWGTSGGTASEEQQPWGTSGGTASEEQQPWGTAGGTASEEQQPWGTSGGTASEEQQPWGTSGGTASEEQRKWSAAPRLQLLPTHPPQTRSPHPNGPETAPIVSGAQKTQSEQMCLSAVRMECGRQAWDT; encoded by the coding sequence CATGTCCGACCACTCCCTTCTGTGCCATACCGCGGGCAGAGTGAGGAGCAGCAGCCGTGGGGGACATCCGGTGGGACAGCCAGTGAGGAGCAGCAGCCGTGGGGGACATCCTGTGGAACAGCCAGTGAGGAGCAGCAGCCGTGGGGGACATCCGGTGGAACAGCCAGTGAGGAGCAGCAGCCGTGGGGGACATCCggagggacagccagtgaggaGCAGCAGCCGTGGGGGACATCCGGTGGGACAGCTAGTGAGGAGCAGCAGCCGTGGGGGACATCCggagggacagccagtgaggaGCAGCAGCCGTGGGGGACATCCGGTGGGACAGCTAGTGAGGAGCAGCAGCCGTGGGGGACATCCGGTGGGACAGCCAGTGAGGAGCAGCAGCCGTGGGGGACATCCGGTGGGACAGCTAGTGAGGAGCAGCAGCCGTGGGGGACATCCGGTGGGACAGCCAGTGAGGAGCAGCAGCCGTGGGGGACATCCGGTGGGACAGCTAGTGAGGAGCAGCAGCCGTGGGGGACAGCCGGTGGGACAGCCAGTGAGGAGCAGCAGCCGTGGGGGACATCCGGTGGGACAGCCAGTGAGGAGCAGCAGCCGTGGGGGACATCCGGTGGGACAGCTAGTGAGGAGCAGCAGCCGTGGGGGACATCCGGTGGGACAGCCAGTGAGGAGCAGCAGCCGTGGGGGACAGCCGGTGGGACAGCCAGTGAGGAGCAGCAGCCGTGGGGGACATCCGGTGGGACAGCCAGTGAGGAGCAGCAGCCGTGGGGGACATCCGGTGGAACAGCCAGTGAGGAGCAGAGAAAATGGAGCGCAGCGCCACGTCTTCAACTGCTCCCAACCCATCCCCCTCAAACTCGCTCCCCTCACCCCAATGGCCCAGAGACTGCGCCCATTGTCTCGGGAGCACAAAAGACTCAAAGTGAACAAATGTGCCTTTCTGCTGTCCGGATGGAGTGCGGAAGACAGGCCTGGGACACCTGA